A single Methanolobus sp. ZRKC5 DNA region contains:
- a CDS encoding transposase, which translates to MEFRKLSDVQWKFIRPHLPPQPITGRKRADDRKVINGILFVLITGCRWRDMPASYGSRATAWRRLKRWSEEGVWNEIMESLRDSAYQKGKFSMDLVCVDSSFIETKKGEKIPNTTATKKEME; encoded by the coding sequence ATGGAATTCAGAAAACTTTCTGATGTGCAATGGAAATTTATTCGACCGCATTTACCACCACAACCAATAACTGGAAGAAAGAGAGCTGATGACCGTAAGGTCATCAATGGTATTCTCTTTGTTCTGATAACCGGTTGTAGATGGAGAGATATGCCAGCTAGCTATGGTTCCAGAGCAACTGCTTGGAGAAGGCTAAAAAGGTGGTCAGAGGAAGGAGTGTGGAATGAGATTATGGAATCCCTTCGGGATTCCGCTTACCAAAAAGGTAAGTTCTCCATGGATCTTGTATGTGTTGATAGTAGTTTCATCGAAACAAAAAAAGGGGAGAAAATTCCGAATACAACGGCCACAAAAAAAGAAATGGAATAA